The Raphanus sativus cultivar WK10039 chromosome 6, ASM80110v3, whole genome shotgun sequence sequence AATAGACTTATGGATCATCGTTGATAGTTTTGGTTGTTCTGGTTCTTATAAGATTCTGTGTCATGTCTGTATATGTGTAACTTAGGGGGTTTTCATCTCAAGCTCAGGAGACCAAGCCCATTCCACTGGTGGAAATGGTAATCTTCTTTTCTTCCTcgttagttttaatatttgatcTTTTGGTAATTTATAGGAAAGATAATTGCATATACTCCATTCTTGAGTTGGCTTGATTTGATTTATGAATTGGTGATTGCGTAAGTCATTTAATGGCAAAATGGTTAGGCTTATTTAGATTTAACGGTTTCAATTTCAAGAGTCAGTGACTTTCCATATGGTTAGTGCTGGTGTAAGCTTAGGTATGTGCAAGGTGTAAGcatcatgttttttttcttgatcttGTACACTTGTCTTTTTGCAGGTGCTTTGGCATTTGATGCCGAACATTCACGATGGCTTGAAGAAAAGAACAGGCAAATGAACGAGCTGAGATCTGCTCTGAATGCTCACGCAGGTGATACTGAGCTCCGGATAATCGTGGACGGAGTGATGACTCACTACGAGGAGCTATTCAGGATCAAGAGCAATGCAGCTAAGAACGATGTCTTCCACTTACTATCCGGAATGTGGAAAACACCGGCTGAGAGATGTTTCTTGTGGCTTGGAGGGTTCCGTTCATCCGAACTTCTCAAGGTTTGAGCTCTGCTCTTTACAAAGTTCATAAAGAATGCAATAAAACAAATCTAATAATGGGTTCAAAACTTTTCTGGCAGCTTCTTGCGAATCAGCTGGAGCCAATGACAGAACGGCAGGTGATGGGCTTAAACAGCTTGCAGCAGACGTCTCAGCAGGCTGAAGATGCGTTGTCTCAAGGGATGGAGAGTTTACAGCAGTCATTAGCTGATACTTTATCTAGTGGAACTCTTGGCTCCAGTTCTTCTGACAATGTCGCCAGCTACATGGGTCAGATGGCCATGGCGATGGGGCAGTTAGGTACACTCGAAGGATTCATCCGACAGGCTGATAACTTGAGGCTGCAAACACTGCAACAGATGATCAGAGTGTTAACAACGCGTCAGTCAGCTCGTGCTCTTCTTGCCATACATGATTATACATCTCGACTACGTGCGCTTAGTTCCTTGTGGCTTGCCCGGCCTAGAGAGTGAACACACACAGAAATAGTGCTTTGCTCAGCTCTATACATAATCTTACAAACTCAATTCGGTAGGGATACTCCTTCCAAGAGATCGATCACAAAGCAAAAGGCCTTCTTAGATTCTTACCAAAAGCAATATTTTGGGAAAGAAGACTGCAGTTTTTGAAAATGGTTCTCTGATTGTGTTATGTGTTGTAATCTTTAGCTAATAAGGTTGTGTAgtttctagagagagagagtgattgTTCATAAATAGATTATCAGTGTAAGGTGGTAGTAACCAACGTGACAGAAGATAAGATACTTTCAGGAACTTGAATTGTATGATGATCATAAGTCAAAAAGACAAATAAGCTTTAGAGAGGACTCCCACAAATGAAAAggtctaattattttttttaggaaGAAGACTATCTTCCTTAAGGTTCGAAAATACAATACTGGAAAGAGACttgacaaaaaacaaaaaaacaagtaaGAGGAAAACAATCACCAGTTCTCAAAAGTAGTTGCTGGTATAGAAATTCTTGAGAAAATCAGATTTTCCTTGATCCTTGCTTCCAGTATTTTGCACGAGCCCTTCACCCACCACGTACTGACCGATGATGTGGTGACGCTGCTTTGCGTGATCGACAATGTCAGTCAGCTCTTCCATTCCCTTGAATAGGAGAAGATCAATCACCTGCAGAAGCAAAACAACACTATATCATCAGGAATACTACAGATCTGCATTCTAAAAGCACCTAAAAGATACTTTTCAACTAGCCACACAAGTAAAACTCAACATCGACTACCAGATAGAAATATACTATAGATTGCATTCTAAAAGCACCTAACAAAGAGAGCCGAGCCACGAGATCAATGCATCCAACACATAAGAAAATGCTTTCCATTTCAACTGAAGGTTTACAATTCAAACAAATCGCCACACGAGCAAATCTTAACATGGAGTATCGATCAAATAGAAAGAATCCATTTATGCTTCGCAAGTAACATTTTGTTGTAAGAACCGACTCTTGCTGCCATTATCTTTTAGGCAAATACAAAGAAGAAAGTATCTAAATGTCACATACAGAAGAAGGCACCACAAGGTAGCACCAGTTTTAGCAGGGAGTAACAGGTTAAAGCTCCCACTTTTTCGCTCCAATCCACATGACACTTCACTGAAGATTAAGTCTCCAATCTCATAAACTACTCCCAAACAATCCCAATATCAAAGAGAAAAGCTTTCCACTTTCAAACACAGATGAGACTAAAACTGTGAAGG is a genomic window containing:
- the LOC130496649 gene encoding transcription factor TGA6-like isoform X1, whose protein sequence is MSQLMMADTSSRTDVSTDGDTDPRDLGSDRGQMMLAAASDSSGSKDKLDQKTLRRLAQNREAARKSRLRKKAYVQQLENSRLKLTQLEQELQRARQQGVFISSSGDQAHSTGGNGALAFDAEHSRWLEEKNRQMNELRSALNAHAGDTELRIIVDGVMTHYEELFRIKSNAAKNDVFHLLSGMWKTPAERCFLWLGGFRSSELLKLLANQLEPMTERQVMGLNSLQQTSQQAEDALSQGMESLQQSLADTLSSGTLGSSSSDNVASYMGQMAMAMGQLGTLEGFIRQADNLRLQTLQQMIRVLTTRQSARALLAIHDYTSRLRALSSLWLARPRE
- the LOC130496649 gene encoding transcription factor TGA6-like isoform X2; translated protein: MMLAAASDSSGSKDKLDQKTLRRLAQNREAARKSRLRKKAYVQQLENSRLKLTQLEQELQRARQQGVFISSSGDQAHSTGGNGALAFDAEHSRWLEEKNRQMNELRSALNAHAGDTELRIIVDGVMTHYEELFRIKSNAAKNDVFHLLSGMWKTPAERCFLWLGGFRSSELLKLLANQLEPMTERQVMGLNSLQQTSQQAEDALSQGMESLQQSLADTLSSGTLGSSSSDNVASYMGQMAMAMGQLGTLEGFIRQADNLRLQTLQQMIRVLTTRQSARALLAIHDYTSRLRALSSLWLARPRE